A DNA window from Sulfitobacter sp. BSw21498 contains the following coding sequences:
- the phnK gene encoding phosphonate C-P lyase system protein PhnK, whose protein sequence is MTPLLQVEGIAKMYGARIGCTDVSFDLYPGEVMGIVGESGSGKSTLLNCMAGHLQPDAGAVRFDTRTEGLRDTVTMSEPERRMLSRTDWAFVHQHARDGLRMNVSAGGNVGERLMAVNARHYGDIRDKAIDWLGRVEISADRIDDRPTAFSGGMQQRLQIARNLVTGPRLVFMDEPTGGLDVSVQARLLDLLRGLVREMGLSAIIVTHDLAVVRLLADRLMVMKDGHVIESGLTDQVLDDPQHAYTQLLVSSVLQV, encoded by the coding sequence ATGACCCCGTTGTTGCAAGTGGAAGGCATCGCCAAGATGTACGGCGCGCGGATCGGGTGCACGGATGTGTCCTTTGATCTTTATCCGGGCGAGGTAATGGGCATCGTCGGGGAAAGCGGGTCGGGGAAGTCGACCTTGCTGAACTGTATGGCGGGGCATTTGCAGCCCGACGCAGGTGCGGTGCGCTTTGACACCCGCACTGAGGGCTTGCGCGATACTGTCACGATGAGCGAGCCCGAACGCCGCATGCTGTCGCGCACTGACTGGGCATTCGTTCATCAACATGCCCGCGACGGGTTGCGCATGAACGTCAGTGCGGGCGGCAATGTCGGCGAACGGCTGATGGCCGTGAACGCGCGCCATTACGGAGACATCCGCGACAAGGCAATCGATTGGCTGGGCCGGGTCGAGATCAGCGCCGACCGGATCGACGACCGCCCCACGGCCTTTTCCGGCGGGATGCAGCAACGGCTGCAGATCGCGCGCAATCTGGTGACGGGCCCTCGCTTGGTCTTTATGGATGAGCCGACTGGCGGTCTGGATGTCAGCGTACAGGCGCGATTGCTGGACCTGCTGCGCGGGCTGGTCCGCGAAATGGGGCTGAGCGCCATCATCGTGACCCACGATCTGGCTGTGGTGCGATTGCTCGCCGACCGGCTGATGGTGATGAAAGACGGCCATGTCATAGAGAGCGGCCTGACCGATCAGGTGCTCGACGATCCGCAGCATGCGTATACGCAGCTTCTTGTTTCCTCTGTCCTACAGGTATGA